The Astatotilapia calliptera chromosome 17, fAstCal1.2, whole genome shotgun sequence genome has a segment encoding these proteins:
- the osbpl8 gene encoding oxysterol-binding protein-related protein 8 isoform X10: MMKEEGLLSRRRFSTCGGTASLRPPHPDGRKLIRNASFGGYNELSPISLPGFERGKEDLLPLPLKEDSHSISKSKSETKLYNGSDKDVSASGGKLTKKESLKVQKKNYREEKKRATKELLSTITDPSVIVMADWLKIRGTLKSWTKLWCVLKPGVLLIYKTHKNGQWVGTVLLNACELIERPSKKDGFCFKLFHPLEQSIWAVKGPKGEAVGSITQPLPSSHLIFRAASESDGRCWMDALELALKCSSLLKRTMIREGKDDMSTVGTGGEHSINFYSLLRAHNIHGFQFNDSDHLKDPDLYSDKSDREGEQDHEESDPEGLEKSEESDSDTSERQDDSYIDLDPNEHLRETPYLEQSQEELGEAGEAAQTETVSEENKSLIWTLLKQVRPGMDLSKVVLPTFILEPRSFLDKLSDYYFHADFLSEAAIEENAYNRMKKVVKWYISGFYKKPKGLKKPYNPIIGETFRCMWLHQKTNSKTFYMAEQVSHHPPVSAFYVSNRKDGFCLSGSILAKSKFYGNSLSAILDGEARLTFLNRGEDYVMNMPYAHCKGILYGTMTLELGGHVTIACEKTGYSAQLEFKLKPFLGSSDCVNQISGKIKLGKEVLATLEGHWDSEIFINDKKTGIVDTFWNPTTELRQSRLTRCTVPLEEQGESESERLWQHVTRAINNKDQTEATNEKFILEEAQRKSARERKAKCEEWSPALFEQDPITGEWHYKYADTRPWDPLNDLIQFEKDGCIQTKVRHRTPMVTVPKRKHKSDKPKSPESGCSSPEPDHQDSSGSERHKSKHNNRLRKKGADLSELQSAIESIKQTQEDINRTITVLRSRAASRVEGSSFLQQRDYIIIIFLIFLQVLINYIFK; this comes from the exons GTTTTGAGAGAGGGAAGGAGGACCTCTTGCCACTGCCTTTGAAAGAGGACTCTCATTCCATATCTAAGAGCAAG TCTGAAACAAAGCTGTACAATGGTTCAGACAAGGATGTGTCGGCGTCTGGGGGGAAGCTCACCAAAAAGGAGTCCCTCAAG GTGCAGAAGAAGAACTACAGGGAAGAAAAGAAGAGGGCAACCAAGGAGCTGCTCAGCACCATCACTGATCCTTCTGTCATCGTCATGGCCGACTGGCTAAAG ATCCGTGGCACTCTGAAAAGCTGGACCAAGCTGTGGTGTGTGCTGAAGCCGGGCGTCCTGCTCATCtacaaaactcacaaaaacGGGCAGTGGGTGGGAACGGTGCTGCTCAATGCCTGCGAGCTCATCGAGAGGCCCTCCAAGAAAGACGGCTTCTGCTTCAAACTCTTTCACCCCCTGGAGCAGTCCATCTGGGCTGTCAAG GGTCCTAAAGGAGAAGCAGTCGGCTCCATCACGCAGCCGTTACCCAGCAGCCACCTCATTTTCCGTGCTGCCTCTGAGTCTGATG GCCGATGCTGGATGGATGCCTTGGAGCTGGCCCTGAAGTGCTCCAGCCTGCTGAAGAGGACCATGATCCGTGAGGGGAAGGATGACATGAGCACTGTAGGCACTGGTGGGGAACACTCCATTAATTTCTACAGCCTCCTCAGAGCCCACAACATACACGGTTTCCA GTTCAATGACAGCGACCATTTGAAAGACCCGGACCTGTACTCAGACAAGTCAGATCGGGAAGGAGAGCAGGACCACGAGGAGTCAGATCCAGAGGGGCTGGAGAAAAGTGAGGAGAGTGACAGCGACACATCAGAGCGTCAGGACGACTCGTACATTGACCTGGACCCAAATGAGCATCTGCGTGAAACCCCATACCTGGAACAGTCCCAGGAAGAGTTAGGAGAG GCTGGTGAAGCTGCTCAGACAGAAACCGTATCAGAGGAGAACAAGTCTCTGATCTGGACCCTGCTGAAGCAGGTTCGACCTGGCATGGACCTGTCCAAGGTTGTGTTACCCACTTTTATCCTGGAGCCAAGATCCTTTCTGGACAAACTCTCTGATTACTACTTCCATGCAGACTTCCTGTCAGA GGCTGCAATTGAAGAGAATGCCTATAACCGGATGAAGAAGGTGGTAAAGTGGTACATCTCTGGATTTTACAAAAAGCCAAAG GGGTTGAAGAAGCCCTACAATCCCATTATTGGAGAGACGTTCCGCTGCATGTGGCTCCATCAGAAGACCAATAGCAAGACCTTCTACATGGCAGAACAG gtATCTCATCACCCTCCAGTATCGGCCTTCTATGTCAGTAACAGGAAGGACGGATTCTGCCTCAGTGGAAGCATCCTCGCCAAGTCCAAGTTCTATG GAAACTCGCTGTCGGCTATACTGGACGGGGAGGCTCGCCTCACTTTTCTCAACCGAGGGGAGGACTATGTGATGAACATGCCCTATGCTCACTGTAAAG GTATCCTATATGGAACCATGACTCTGGAGCTGGGTGGTCATGTCACCATTGCTTGTGAGAAAACAGGCTACAGTGCACAGCTGGAGTTCAAACTGAAG CCTTTCCTGGGCAGCAGTGACTGTGTTAATCAAATCTCTGGAAAGATCAAGCTGGGAAAGGAGGTGTTAGCTACACTAGAAGGACACTGG GATAGTGAGATCTTCATTAATGATAAGAAGACTGGGATAGTGGACACTTTCTGGAACCCCACGACGGAGCTGAGGCAGAGCCGACTGACTCGTTGCACCGTCCCACTAGAGGAGCAGGGAGAGTCTGAGTCAGAAAG ACTGTGGCAACACGTGACACGAGCCATCAACAACAAGGACCAGACCGAAGCCACCAATGAGAAGTTCATActggaggaagctcagaggaAGTCGGCGCGTGAGCGGAAAGCCAAATGTGAGGAGTGGAGTCCTGCCCTGTTCGAGCAGGACCCCATCACCGGAGAGTGGCATTACAAATATGCCGA CACAAGGCCTTGGGATCCACTCAATGACCTGATCCAGTTCGAGAAAGATGGCTGTATCCAGACCAAGGTCCGACACCGCACCCCTATG GTAACGGTGCCAAAGAGGAAACACAAGAGTGACAAGCCCAAGAGTCCAGAGAGCGGCTGCTCCTCACCTGAACCCGACCACCAGGACTCATCCGGCAGCGAAC GACACAAAAGCAAGCATAACAATCGGCTGAGGAAAAAAGGAGCAGACCTCAGCGAACTTCAAAGTGCCATTGAATCCATAAAGCAGACGCAGGAGGACATTAACAG gacCATCACCGTGCTGCGGAGTCGTGCCGCGAGTCGGGTGGAGGGCAGCTCCTTCCTCCAGCAGCGTGactacatcatcatcatttttctCATCTTCCTTCAGGTCCTGATCAACTACATCTTCAAGTAG
- the osbpl8 gene encoding oxysterol-binding protein-related protein 8 isoform X9 has product MSQRQVKERDKEREKEREKEVGLQTPNREQLASPSTLSPGVSYSHGFERGKEDLLPLPLKEDSHSISKSKSETKLYNGSDKDVSASGGKLTKKESLKVQKKNYREEKKRATKELLSTITDPSVIVMADWLKIRGTLKSWTKLWCVLKPGVLLIYKTHKNGQWVGTVLLNACELIERPSKKDGFCFKLFHPLEQSIWAVKGPKGEAVGSITQPLPSSHLIFRAASESDGRCWMDALELALKCSSLLKRTMIREGKDDMSTVGTGGEHSINFYSLLRAHNIHGFQFNDSDHLKDPDLYSDKSDREGEQDHEESDPEGLEKSEESDSDTSERQDDSYIDLDPNEHLRETPYLEQSQEELGEAGEAAQTETVSEENKSLIWTLLKQVRPGMDLSKVVLPTFILEPRSFLDKLSDYYFHADFLSEAAIEENAYNRMKKVVKWYISGFYKKPKGLKKPYNPIIGETFRCMWLHQKTNSKTFYMAEQVSHHPPVSAFYVSNRKDGFCLSGSILAKSKFYGNSLSAILDGEARLTFLNRGEDYVMNMPYAHCKGILYGTMTLELGGHVTIACEKTGYSAQLEFKLKRQPFLGSSDCVNQISGKIKLGKEVLATLEGHWDSEIFINDKKTGIVDTFWNPTTELRQSRLTRCTVPLEEQGESESERLWQHVTRAINNKDQTEATNEKFILEEAQRKSARERKAKCEEWSPALFEQDPITGEWHYKYADTRPWDPLNDLIQFEKDGCIQTKVRHRTPMVRSGSLISLSNQGPRRDNCKCQVTVPKRKHKSDKPKSPESGCSSPEPDHQDSSGSERHKSKHNNRLRKKGADLSELQSAIESIKQTQEDINRTITVLRSRAASRVEGSSFLQQRDYIIIIFLIFLQVLINYIFK; this is encoded by the exons GTTTTGAGAGAGGGAAGGAGGACCTCTTGCCACTGCCTTTGAAAGAGGACTCTCATTCCATATCTAAGAGCAAG TCTGAAACAAAGCTGTACAATGGTTCAGACAAGGATGTGTCGGCGTCTGGGGGGAAGCTCACCAAAAAGGAGTCCCTCAAG GTGCAGAAGAAGAACTACAGGGAAGAAAAGAAGAGGGCAACCAAGGAGCTGCTCAGCACCATCACTGATCCTTCTGTCATCGTCATGGCCGACTGGCTAAAG ATCCGTGGCACTCTGAAAAGCTGGACCAAGCTGTGGTGTGTGCTGAAGCCGGGCGTCCTGCTCATCtacaaaactcacaaaaacGGGCAGTGGGTGGGAACGGTGCTGCTCAATGCCTGCGAGCTCATCGAGAGGCCCTCCAAGAAAGACGGCTTCTGCTTCAAACTCTTTCACCCCCTGGAGCAGTCCATCTGGGCTGTCAAG GGTCCTAAAGGAGAAGCAGTCGGCTCCATCACGCAGCCGTTACCCAGCAGCCACCTCATTTTCCGTGCTGCCTCTGAGTCTGATG GCCGATGCTGGATGGATGCCTTGGAGCTGGCCCTGAAGTGCTCCAGCCTGCTGAAGAGGACCATGATCCGTGAGGGGAAGGATGACATGAGCACTGTAGGCACTGGTGGGGAACACTCCATTAATTTCTACAGCCTCCTCAGAGCCCACAACATACACGGTTTCCA GTTCAATGACAGCGACCATTTGAAAGACCCGGACCTGTACTCAGACAAGTCAGATCGGGAAGGAGAGCAGGACCACGAGGAGTCAGATCCAGAGGGGCTGGAGAAAAGTGAGGAGAGTGACAGCGACACATCAGAGCGTCAGGACGACTCGTACATTGACCTGGACCCAAATGAGCATCTGCGTGAAACCCCATACCTGGAACAGTCCCAGGAAGAGTTAGGAGAG GCTGGTGAAGCTGCTCAGACAGAAACCGTATCAGAGGAGAACAAGTCTCTGATCTGGACCCTGCTGAAGCAGGTTCGACCTGGCATGGACCTGTCCAAGGTTGTGTTACCCACTTTTATCCTGGAGCCAAGATCCTTTCTGGACAAACTCTCTGATTACTACTTCCATGCAGACTTCCTGTCAGA GGCTGCAATTGAAGAGAATGCCTATAACCGGATGAAGAAGGTGGTAAAGTGGTACATCTCTGGATTTTACAAAAAGCCAAAG GGGTTGAAGAAGCCCTACAATCCCATTATTGGAGAGACGTTCCGCTGCATGTGGCTCCATCAGAAGACCAATAGCAAGACCTTCTACATGGCAGAACAG gtATCTCATCACCCTCCAGTATCGGCCTTCTATGTCAGTAACAGGAAGGACGGATTCTGCCTCAGTGGAAGCATCCTCGCCAAGTCCAAGTTCTATG GAAACTCGCTGTCGGCTATACTGGACGGGGAGGCTCGCCTCACTTTTCTCAACCGAGGGGAGGACTATGTGATGAACATGCCCTATGCTCACTGTAAAG GTATCCTATATGGAACCATGACTCTGGAGCTGGGTGGTCATGTCACCATTGCTTGTGAGAAAACAGGCTACAGTGCACAGCTGGAGTTCAAACTGAAG CGACAG CCTTTCCTGGGCAGCAGTGACTGTGTTAATCAAATCTCTGGAAAGATCAAGCTGGGAAAGGAGGTGTTAGCTACACTAGAAGGACACTGG GATAGTGAGATCTTCATTAATGATAAGAAGACTGGGATAGTGGACACTTTCTGGAACCCCACGACGGAGCTGAGGCAGAGCCGACTGACTCGTTGCACCGTCCCACTAGAGGAGCAGGGAGAGTCTGAGTCAGAAAG ACTGTGGCAACACGTGACACGAGCCATCAACAACAAGGACCAGACCGAAGCCACCAATGAGAAGTTCATActggaggaagctcagaggaAGTCGGCGCGTGAGCGGAAAGCCAAATGTGAGGAGTGGAGTCCTGCCCTGTTCGAGCAGGACCCCATCACCGGAGAGTGGCATTACAAATATGCCGA CACAAGGCCTTGGGATCCACTCAATGACCTGATCCAGTTCGAGAAAGATGGCTGTATCCAGACCAAGGTCCGACACCGCACCCCTATGGTACGTTCTGGCAGTCTTATTAGTCTGAGTAACCAGGGGCCGCGGAGGGACAATTGCAAATGCCAG GTAACGGTGCCAAAGAGGAAACACAAGAGTGACAAGCCCAAGAGTCCAGAGAGCGGCTGCTCCTCACCTGAACCCGACCACCAGGACTCATCCGGCAGCGAAC GACACAAAAGCAAGCATAACAATCGGCTGAGGAAAAAAGGAGCAGACCTCAGCGAACTTCAAAGTGCCATTGAATCCATAAAGCAGACGCAGGAGGACATTAACAG gacCATCACCGTGCTGCGGAGTCGTGCCGCGAGTCGGGTGGAGGGCAGCTCCTTCCTCCAGCAGCGTGactacatcatcatcatttttctCATCTTCCTTCAGGTCCTGATCAACTACATCTTCAAGTAG
- the osbpl8 gene encoding oxysterol-binding protein-related protein 8 isoform X5, whose amino-acid sequence MESSSESQQEPEKTLQHAELREQHATSAAIVCGDDTVLLTQTPSRMSQRQVKERDKEREKEREKEVGLQTPNREQLASPSTLSPGVSYSHGFERGKEDLLPLPLKEDSHSISKSKSETKLYNGSDKDVSASGGKLTKKESLKVQKKNYREEKKRATKELLSTITDPSVIVMADWLKIRGTLKSWTKLWCVLKPGVLLIYKTHKNGQWVGTVLLNACELIERPSKKDGFCFKLFHPLEQSIWAVKGPKGEAVGSITQPLPSSHLIFRAASESDGRCWMDALELALKCSSLLKRTMIREGKDDMSTVGTGGEHSINFYSLLRAHNIHGFQFNDSDHLKDPDLYSDKSDREGEQDHEESDPEGLEKSEESDSDTSERQDDSYIDLDPNEHLRETPYLEQSQEELGEAGEAAQTETVSEENKSLIWTLLKQVRPGMDLSKVVLPTFILEPRSFLDKLSDYYFHADFLSEAAIEENAYNRMKKVVKWYISGFYKKPKGLKKPYNPIIGETFRCMWLHQKTNSKTFYMAEQVSHHPPVSAFYVSNRKDGFCLSGSILAKSKFYGNSLSAILDGEARLTFLNRGEDYVMNMPYAHCKGILYGTMTLELGGHVTIACEKTGYSAQLEFKLKRQPFLGSSDCVNQISGKIKLGKEVLATLEGHWDSEIFINDKKTGIVDTFWNPTTELRQSRLTRCTVPLEEQGESESERLWQHVTRAINNKDQTEATNEKFILEEAQRKSARERKAKCEEWSPALFEQDPITGEWHYKYADTRPWDPLNDLIQFEKDGCIQTKVRHRTPMVRSGSLISLSNQGPRRDNCKCQVTVPKRKHKSDKPKSPESGCSSPEPDHQDSSGSERHKSKHNNRLRKKGADLSELQSAIESIKQTQEDINRTITVLRSRAASRVEGSSFLQQRDYIIIIFLIFLQVLINYIFK is encoded by the exons GTTTTGAGAGAGGGAAGGAGGACCTCTTGCCACTGCCTTTGAAAGAGGACTCTCATTCCATATCTAAGAGCAAG TCTGAAACAAAGCTGTACAATGGTTCAGACAAGGATGTGTCGGCGTCTGGGGGGAAGCTCACCAAAAAGGAGTCCCTCAAG GTGCAGAAGAAGAACTACAGGGAAGAAAAGAAGAGGGCAACCAAGGAGCTGCTCAGCACCATCACTGATCCTTCTGTCATCGTCATGGCCGACTGGCTAAAG ATCCGTGGCACTCTGAAAAGCTGGACCAAGCTGTGGTGTGTGCTGAAGCCGGGCGTCCTGCTCATCtacaaaactcacaaaaacGGGCAGTGGGTGGGAACGGTGCTGCTCAATGCCTGCGAGCTCATCGAGAGGCCCTCCAAGAAAGACGGCTTCTGCTTCAAACTCTTTCACCCCCTGGAGCAGTCCATCTGGGCTGTCAAG GGTCCTAAAGGAGAAGCAGTCGGCTCCATCACGCAGCCGTTACCCAGCAGCCACCTCATTTTCCGTGCTGCCTCTGAGTCTGATG GCCGATGCTGGATGGATGCCTTGGAGCTGGCCCTGAAGTGCTCCAGCCTGCTGAAGAGGACCATGATCCGTGAGGGGAAGGATGACATGAGCACTGTAGGCACTGGTGGGGAACACTCCATTAATTTCTACAGCCTCCTCAGAGCCCACAACATACACGGTTTCCA GTTCAATGACAGCGACCATTTGAAAGACCCGGACCTGTACTCAGACAAGTCAGATCGGGAAGGAGAGCAGGACCACGAGGAGTCAGATCCAGAGGGGCTGGAGAAAAGTGAGGAGAGTGACAGCGACACATCAGAGCGTCAGGACGACTCGTACATTGACCTGGACCCAAATGAGCATCTGCGTGAAACCCCATACCTGGAACAGTCCCAGGAAGAGTTAGGAGAG GCTGGTGAAGCTGCTCAGACAGAAACCGTATCAGAGGAGAACAAGTCTCTGATCTGGACCCTGCTGAAGCAGGTTCGACCTGGCATGGACCTGTCCAAGGTTGTGTTACCCACTTTTATCCTGGAGCCAAGATCCTTTCTGGACAAACTCTCTGATTACTACTTCCATGCAGACTTCCTGTCAGA GGCTGCAATTGAAGAGAATGCCTATAACCGGATGAAGAAGGTGGTAAAGTGGTACATCTCTGGATTTTACAAAAAGCCAAAG GGGTTGAAGAAGCCCTACAATCCCATTATTGGAGAGACGTTCCGCTGCATGTGGCTCCATCAGAAGACCAATAGCAAGACCTTCTACATGGCAGAACAG gtATCTCATCACCCTCCAGTATCGGCCTTCTATGTCAGTAACAGGAAGGACGGATTCTGCCTCAGTGGAAGCATCCTCGCCAAGTCCAAGTTCTATG GAAACTCGCTGTCGGCTATACTGGACGGGGAGGCTCGCCTCACTTTTCTCAACCGAGGGGAGGACTATGTGATGAACATGCCCTATGCTCACTGTAAAG GTATCCTATATGGAACCATGACTCTGGAGCTGGGTGGTCATGTCACCATTGCTTGTGAGAAAACAGGCTACAGTGCACAGCTGGAGTTCAAACTGAAG CGACAG CCTTTCCTGGGCAGCAGTGACTGTGTTAATCAAATCTCTGGAAAGATCAAGCTGGGAAAGGAGGTGTTAGCTACACTAGAAGGACACTGG GATAGTGAGATCTTCATTAATGATAAGAAGACTGGGATAGTGGACACTTTCTGGAACCCCACGACGGAGCTGAGGCAGAGCCGACTGACTCGTTGCACCGTCCCACTAGAGGAGCAGGGAGAGTCTGAGTCAGAAAG ACTGTGGCAACACGTGACACGAGCCATCAACAACAAGGACCAGACCGAAGCCACCAATGAGAAGTTCATActggaggaagctcagaggaAGTCGGCGCGTGAGCGGAAAGCCAAATGTGAGGAGTGGAGTCCTGCCCTGTTCGAGCAGGACCCCATCACCGGAGAGTGGCATTACAAATATGCCGA CACAAGGCCTTGGGATCCACTCAATGACCTGATCCAGTTCGAGAAAGATGGCTGTATCCAGACCAAGGTCCGACACCGCACCCCTATGGTACGTTCTGGCAGTCTTATTAGTCTGAGTAACCAGGGGCCGCGGAGGGACAATTGCAAATGCCAG GTAACGGTGCCAAAGAGGAAACACAAGAGTGACAAGCCCAAGAGTCCAGAGAGCGGCTGCTCCTCACCTGAACCCGACCACCAGGACTCATCCGGCAGCGAAC GACACAAAAGCAAGCATAACAATCGGCTGAGGAAAAAAGGAGCAGACCTCAGCGAACTTCAAAGTGCCATTGAATCCATAAAGCAGACGCAGGAGGACATTAACAG gacCATCACCGTGCTGCGGAGTCGTGCCGCGAGTCGGGTGGAGGGCAGCTCCTTCCTCCAGCAGCGTGactacatcatcatcatttttctCATCTTCCTTCAGGTCCTGATCAACTACATCTTCAAGTAG
- the osbpl8 gene encoding oxysterol-binding protein-related protein 8 isoform X8, translating to MMKEEGLLSRRRFSTCGGTASLRPPHPDGRKLIRNASFGGYNELSPISLPGFERGKEDLLPLPLKEDSHSISKSKSETKLYNGSDKDVSASGGKLTKKESLKVQKKNYREEKKRATKELLSTITDPSVIVMADWLKIRGTLKSWTKLWCVLKPGVLLIYKTHKNGQWVGTVLLNACELIERPSKKDGFCFKLFHPLEQSIWAVKGPKGEAVGSITQPLPSSHLIFRAASESDGRCWMDALELALKCSSLLKRTMIREGKDDMSTVGTGGEHSINFYSLLRAHNIHGFQFNDSDHLKDPDLYSDKSDREGEQDHEESDPEGLEKSEESDSDTSERQDDSYIDLDPNEHLRETPYLEQSQEELGEAGEAAQTETVSEENKSLIWTLLKQVRPGMDLSKVVLPTFILEPRSFLDKLSDYYFHADFLSEAAIEENAYNRMKKVVKWYISGFYKKPKGLKKPYNPIIGETFRCMWLHQKTNSKTFYMAEQVSHHPPVSAFYVSNRKDGFCLSGSILAKSKFYGNSLSAILDGEARLTFLNRGEDYVMNMPYAHCKGILYGTMTLELGGHVTIACEKTGYSAQLEFKLKRQPFLGSSDCVNQISGKIKLGKEVLATLEGHWDSEIFINDKKTGIVDTFWNPTTELRQSRLTRCTVPLEEQGESESERLWQHVTRAINNKDQTEATNEKFILEEAQRKSARERKAKCEEWSPALFEQDPITGEWHYKYADTRPWDPLNDLIQFEKDGCIQTKVRHRTPMVRSGSLISLSNQGPRRDNCKCQVTVPKRKHKSDKPKSPESGCSSPEPDHQDSSGSERHKSKHNNRLRKKGADLSELQSAIESIKQTQEDINRTITVLRSRAASRVEGSSFLQQRDYIIIIFLIFLQVLINYIFK from the exons GTTTTGAGAGAGGGAAGGAGGACCTCTTGCCACTGCCTTTGAAAGAGGACTCTCATTCCATATCTAAGAGCAAG TCTGAAACAAAGCTGTACAATGGTTCAGACAAGGATGTGTCGGCGTCTGGGGGGAAGCTCACCAAAAAGGAGTCCCTCAAG GTGCAGAAGAAGAACTACAGGGAAGAAAAGAAGAGGGCAACCAAGGAGCTGCTCAGCACCATCACTGATCCTTCTGTCATCGTCATGGCCGACTGGCTAAAG ATCCGTGGCACTCTGAAAAGCTGGACCAAGCTGTGGTGTGTGCTGAAGCCGGGCGTCCTGCTCATCtacaaaactcacaaaaacGGGCAGTGGGTGGGAACGGTGCTGCTCAATGCCTGCGAGCTCATCGAGAGGCCCTCCAAGAAAGACGGCTTCTGCTTCAAACTCTTTCACCCCCTGGAGCAGTCCATCTGGGCTGTCAAG GGTCCTAAAGGAGAAGCAGTCGGCTCCATCACGCAGCCGTTACCCAGCAGCCACCTCATTTTCCGTGCTGCCTCTGAGTCTGATG GCCGATGCTGGATGGATGCCTTGGAGCTGGCCCTGAAGTGCTCCAGCCTGCTGAAGAGGACCATGATCCGTGAGGGGAAGGATGACATGAGCACTGTAGGCACTGGTGGGGAACACTCCATTAATTTCTACAGCCTCCTCAGAGCCCACAACATACACGGTTTCCA GTTCAATGACAGCGACCATTTGAAAGACCCGGACCTGTACTCAGACAAGTCAGATCGGGAAGGAGAGCAGGACCACGAGGAGTCAGATCCAGAGGGGCTGGAGAAAAGTGAGGAGAGTGACAGCGACACATCAGAGCGTCAGGACGACTCGTACATTGACCTGGACCCAAATGAGCATCTGCGTGAAACCCCATACCTGGAACAGTCCCAGGAAGAGTTAGGAGAG GCTGGTGAAGCTGCTCAGACAGAAACCGTATCAGAGGAGAACAAGTCTCTGATCTGGACCCTGCTGAAGCAGGTTCGACCTGGCATGGACCTGTCCAAGGTTGTGTTACCCACTTTTATCCTGGAGCCAAGATCCTTTCTGGACAAACTCTCTGATTACTACTTCCATGCAGACTTCCTGTCAGA GGCTGCAATTGAAGAGAATGCCTATAACCGGATGAAGAAGGTGGTAAAGTGGTACATCTCTGGATTTTACAAAAAGCCAAAG GGGTTGAAGAAGCCCTACAATCCCATTATTGGAGAGACGTTCCGCTGCATGTGGCTCCATCAGAAGACCAATAGCAAGACCTTCTACATGGCAGAACAG gtATCTCATCACCCTCCAGTATCGGCCTTCTATGTCAGTAACAGGAAGGACGGATTCTGCCTCAGTGGAAGCATCCTCGCCAAGTCCAAGTTCTATG GAAACTCGCTGTCGGCTATACTGGACGGGGAGGCTCGCCTCACTTTTCTCAACCGAGGGGAGGACTATGTGATGAACATGCCCTATGCTCACTGTAAAG GTATCCTATATGGAACCATGACTCTGGAGCTGGGTGGTCATGTCACCATTGCTTGTGAGAAAACAGGCTACAGTGCACAGCTGGAGTTCAAACTGAAG CGACAG CCTTTCCTGGGCAGCAGTGACTGTGTTAATCAAATCTCTGGAAAGATCAAGCTGGGAAAGGAGGTGTTAGCTACACTAGAAGGACACTGG GATAGTGAGATCTTCATTAATGATAAGAAGACTGGGATAGTGGACACTTTCTGGAACCCCACGACGGAGCTGAGGCAGAGCCGACTGACTCGTTGCACCGTCCCACTAGAGGAGCAGGGAGAGTCTGAGTCAGAAAG ACTGTGGCAACACGTGACACGAGCCATCAACAACAAGGACCAGACCGAAGCCACCAATGAGAAGTTCATActggaggaagctcagaggaAGTCGGCGCGTGAGCGGAAAGCCAAATGTGAGGAGTGGAGTCCTGCCCTGTTCGAGCAGGACCCCATCACCGGAGAGTGGCATTACAAATATGCCGA CACAAGGCCTTGGGATCCACTCAATGACCTGATCCAGTTCGAGAAAGATGGCTGTATCCAGACCAAGGTCCGACACCGCACCCCTATGGTACGTTCTGGCAGTCTTATTAGTCTGAGTAACCAGGGGCCGCGGAGGGACAATTGCAAATGCCAG GTAACGGTGCCAAAGAGGAAACACAAGAGTGACAAGCCCAAGAGTCCAGAGAGCGGCTGCTCCTCACCTGAACCCGACCACCAGGACTCATCCGGCAGCGAAC GACACAAAAGCAAGCATAACAATCGGCTGAGGAAAAAAGGAGCAGACCTCAGCGAACTTCAAAGTGCCATTGAATCCATAAAGCAGACGCAGGAGGACATTAACAG gacCATCACCGTGCTGCGGAGTCGTGCCGCGAGTCGGGTGGAGGGCAGCTCCTTCCTCCAGCAGCGTGactacatcatcatcatttttctCATCTTCCTTCAGGTCCTGATCAACTACATCTTCAAGTAG